A section of the Ornithinimicrobium sufpigmenti genome encodes:
- a CDS encoding MaoC/PaaZ C-terminal domain-containing protein has product MSVPATDPAALTRTVTVDRARLVAYADASDDQNPIHQDADVARSVGLPDVIAHGMWTMGAALDVVTAYVGGDPARVLSCQTRFTGMVVVPEGETVEVLVVGTVTKKDEEAGTETIAITATCDGEKVLGRCQAVVRV; this is encoded by the coding sequence ATGAGCGTGCCCGCCACCGACCCTGCCGCACTGACCCGCACCGTCACCGTCGACCGGGCCCGGCTCGTCGCCTACGCCGACGCCTCGGACGACCAGAACCCCATCCACCAGGACGCAGACGTCGCCCGCTCCGTCGGCCTCCCGGACGTCATCGCGCACGGCATGTGGACCATGGGGGCAGCGCTGGACGTCGTCACCGCCTACGTCGGCGGCGACCCGGCTCGCGTGCTGTCCTGCCAGACCCGGTTCACCGGCATGGTGGTCGTGCCCGAGGGGGAGACCGTCGAGGTCTTGGTGGTGGGCACGGTGACCAAGAAGGACGAGGAGGCCGGCACCGAGACGATCGCGATCACGGCCACCTGCGACGGGGAGAAGGTGCTCGGGCGCTGCCAGGCCGTGGTCCGGGTATGA
- a CDS encoding FAS1-like dehydratase domain-containing protein: MPINPDYAGREYPPAGPFTVSREEIVAFAEAIGATGVAHHDQAAAQALGYRDVVAPTTFAVRLAQQCEAQLIGDPAAGIDFARVVHGEEAFVHHRPIVAGDVLTGVLHVDRMREAGGSGMVSTRVELADDEGRPVTTVRSTIVVRGEGS, from the coding sequence ATGCCCATCAACCCGGACTACGCCGGCCGGGAGTACCCGCCCGCCGGCCCGTTCACCGTCAGCCGCGAGGAGATCGTCGCCTTCGCCGAGGCGATCGGCGCGACCGGCGTGGCCCACCACGACCAGGCCGCGGCGCAGGCCCTGGGCTACCGCGACGTCGTCGCGCCCACCACCTTCGCGGTGCGCCTGGCCCAGCAGTGCGAGGCCCAGCTCATCGGCGATCCCGCGGCCGGCATCGACTTCGCCCGGGTGGTGCACGGGGAGGAAGCCTTCGTCCACCACCGCCCGATCGTCGCCGGTGACGTCCTCACCGGGGTGCTGCACGTGGACCGGATGCGCGAGGCCGGGGGCAGCGGGATGGTCTCCACCCGGGTCGAGCTCGCCGACGACGAGGGACGGCCGGTGACCACCGTGCGGTCCACGATCGTCGTGCGAGGGGAGGGCTCATGA
- the rpmG gene encoding 50S ribosomal protein L33 produces the protein MASKSADIRPKITMACTECKERNYITKKNRRNNPDRLEMAKFCPRCGKHTAHRETR, from the coding sequence GTGGCCAGCAAGTCAGCTGACATCCGCCCCAAGATCACCATGGCGTGCACGGAGTGCAAGGAGCGCAACTACATCACCAAGAAGAACCGGCGGAACAACCCCGACCGGCTCGAGATGGCGAAGTTCTGCCCGCGCTGCGGCAAGCACACCGCACACCGCGAGACCCGCTGA
- a CDS encoding transcriptional regulator, with product MTSPLSALDPVLNAPKRLAALALLNSAESVDFGYVRARLGLSDSDLSKQMTALADAGYLTVAKSGRGPGATTTYASTAEGRQAYRRHRAALQLLLDPQTDPQSGPQSVRRTDRESDAQPDPQP from the coding sequence GTGACCTCGCCGCTGTCCGCCCTCGACCCTGTGCTGAACGCACCCAAGAGGCTGGCGGCGCTGGCGCTGCTGAACTCGGCCGAGAGCGTCGACTTCGGCTACGTGCGGGCCCGCCTGGGGCTCAGTGACTCAGACCTGTCCAAGCAGATGACCGCACTGGCGGATGCCGGGTACCTGACGGTGGCCAAGTCGGGGCGCGGGCCTGGGGCGACCACCACCTACGCCAGCACCGCGGAGGGGCGGCAGGCCTACCGGCGGCACCGTGCGGCGCTGCAGCTGCTGCTTGATCCACAGACGGATCCCCAGTCAGGCCCCCAGTCGGTTCGACGGACGGATCGCGAGTCCGATGCGCAGCCTGATCCGCAGCCCTGA
- a CDS encoding MaoC/PaaZ C-terminal domain-containing protein, which produces MSMTDTTPAPHPQDGPAADLDVHLLDATPRIAPLFAKAVATSRGRPGARGSLPRRRVMLTGVEQDVRRLADYCEVIGATLSDRLPTTWLHVLTFPLQVQLMADRAFPFPMMGMVHVANAMTQHRSVTVDEILTLSSWADGLAPHRKGHTVDLHGEARVGDEVVWEGRSTYLVRGQGDENAAEASSGERHDIPRTELATWRLPKDLGRDYAKVSGDANPIHLTAPTAKALGFPRAIAHGMWTHARALAAVQPRLPEACGIDAQFVKPVLLPSTVVLRGGMQLAGGDLAVTSRDGERVHMTMQVGPRP; this is translated from the coding sequence ATGAGCATGACCGACACCACTCCCGCCCCCCACCCGCAGGACGGACCCGCCGCTGACCTGGACGTCCACCTCCTCGACGCCACCCCGCGCATCGCACCGCTCTTCGCCAAGGCGGTCGCGACCAGCCGCGGACGACCCGGCGCACGGGGCAGCCTCCCGCGGCGCCGGGTGATGCTCACCGGCGTCGAGCAGGACGTCCGGCGCCTGGCCGACTACTGCGAGGTCATCGGCGCCACGCTGTCCGACCGGCTGCCCACCACCTGGCTGCACGTGCTGACCTTCCCGCTGCAGGTCCAGCTGATGGCCGACCGGGCCTTCCCGTTCCCGATGATGGGCATGGTCCACGTCGCCAACGCGATGACCCAACATCGGTCGGTGACCGTCGACGAGATCCTCACCCTGTCCTCCTGGGCCGACGGCCTGGCCCCGCACCGCAAGGGCCACACCGTCGACCTGCACGGGGAGGCCCGGGTCGGGGACGAGGTGGTCTGGGAGGGACGGTCGACCTACCTGGTCCGCGGCCAGGGCGACGAGAACGCTGCCGAGGCGTCTTCTGGTGAGCGGCACGACATACCGCGGACCGAGCTGGCCACCTGGCGCCTGCCCAAGGACCTGGGCCGCGACTACGCGAAGGTCTCCGGCGACGCCAACCCGATCCACCTGACGGCCCCCACAGCGAAGGCGCTCGGCTTCCCCCGCGCCATCGCGCACGGTATGTGGACCCACGCCCGGGCGCTCGCGGCGGTGCAGCCGCGCCTGCCGGAGGCGTGCGGGATCGACGCGCAGTTCGTCAAGCCGGTCCTGCTGCCGTCCACGGTGGTGCTCCGGGGCGGTATGCAGCTCGCGGGCGGCGACCTCGCCGTCACCTCCCGCGACGGTGAGCGGGTGCACATGACGATGCAGGTGGGTCCTCGACCCTGA
- a CDS encoding 3-oxoacyl-ACP reductase — MADLMQMLTTNPLAKQLGVPQAARLRRGRALPTGPVVLGVAGGAGGAAHLVRDALGLLGVEPQDALVDTPDTRVSQTDDKGRTREVPAPYPATIGALVVDATQVTSIADLESVRGLLRPAMKGLETSGRVIVVGVEPETSGAPTAVAAQQALEGIVRSVGKELRAGATANLVRVDLFTGTPTTAADLGSTLSFLLEGRSAYVSGQVLHVGAATSPVAVDDLTTPRPFEGQVVVVTGAGRGIGAAIAETYARDGALVVAVDVPAGGEGLTAVTNRIGGTALQLDITAPDAGQRIAAHVAQRFGDAARIHTIVHNAGITRDKLLANTDEERWASVLEVNLAAQIRINDVLLDPDLPGGLDDGGRIIGVASTSGIAGNRGQTNYAASKAGVIGLVRAMSADPRLAERGITVNAVAPGFIETEMTARMPMGTREVARRINSLQQGGRPVDVAEAIGYLSQPASAAVTGQVLRVCGQSQLGA, encoded by the coding sequence ATGGCCGACCTCATGCAGATGCTGACCACCAACCCGCTGGCCAAGCAGCTGGGCGTGCCGCAGGCGGCCAGGCTGCGCCGCGGTCGCGCGCTGCCGACCGGGCCGGTCGTGCTCGGCGTGGCCGGGGGAGCAGGGGGTGCGGCCCACCTGGTCCGGGACGCGCTCGGCCTGCTGGGCGTCGAGCCCCAGGACGCCCTCGTCGACACCCCGGACACCCGGGTGAGCCAGACCGACGACAAGGGCCGCACCCGCGAGGTGCCGGCCCCGTACCCCGCCACGATCGGTGCCCTGGTCGTCGACGCCACCCAGGTGACCTCGATCGCCGACCTGGAGTCGGTGCGCGGGCTCCTGCGGCCGGCGATGAAGGGACTGGAGACCTCGGGCCGCGTCATCGTCGTCGGCGTCGAGCCGGAGACCTCCGGCGCGCCGACGGCCGTCGCGGCCCAGCAGGCGCTGGAGGGCATCGTCCGCAGCGTCGGCAAGGAGCTGCGGGCGGGCGCCACCGCCAACCTGGTGCGGGTCGACCTGTTCACCGGCACCCCGACCACTGCGGCGGACCTGGGCTCCACGCTGTCCTTCCTCCTCGAGGGACGGTCCGCCTACGTCTCCGGCCAGGTCCTGCACGTCGGCGCCGCCACCAGCCCGGTCGCGGTCGACGACCTCACCACCCCCCGCCCGTTCGAGGGCCAGGTGGTCGTCGTGACCGGCGCGGGCCGTGGGATCGGTGCCGCCATCGCCGAGACCTACGCCCGGGACGGCGCCCTCGTCGTGGCGGTCGACGTCCCCGCCGGCGGCGAGGGGCTGACCGCGGTGACCAACCGCATCGGCGGCACCGCCCTGCAGCTGGACATCACCGCACCCGACGCCGGCCAGCGGATCGCTGCCCACGTGGCCCAGCGGTTCGGCGACGCCGCCCGGATCCACACCATCGTGCACAACGCCGGGATCACCCGCGACAAGCTGCTGGCCAACACCGACGAGGAGCGGTGGGCCAGCGTCCTGGAGGTCAACCTGGCCGCCCAGATCCGCATCAACGACGTCCTGCTCGACCCGGACCTGCCCGGCGGCCTGGACGACGGCGGCCGGATCATCGGCGTCGCCTCCACCTCCGGCATCGCCGGCAACCGCGGCCAGACCAACTACGCCGCCTCCAAGGCCGGCGTCATCGGGCTGGTCCGCGCCATGAGCGCCGACCCCAGGCTGGCCGAGCGCGGCATCACCGTCAACGCGGTCGCCCCCGGCTTCATCGAGACCGAGATGACCGCCCGGATGCCGATGGGCACCCGCGAGGTGGCCCGCCGGATCAACTCCCTGCAGCAGGGTGGCCGTCCGGTCGACGTCGCCGAGGCGATCGGCTACCTCTCCCAACCCGCCTCCGCCGCCGTCACCGGCCAGGTGCTGCGCGTCTGCGGCCAGTCCCAGCTGGGAGCATGA
- a CDS encoding acetyl-CoA C-acetyltransferase, with protein sequence MPDQPTVRDAVVVGGNRIPFGKAGGAYAAASNQAMLTAALDGLVARFGLAGQQVGEVAAGAVLKHSRDFNLTREAVLGSALSPTTPAYDLTQACGTGLETVIQVANKIKLGQIDSAVAGGVDSASDAPIAVGEGLRKALIKANAARSPMQRIKALATIRPGDLAPETPRNSEPRTGLSMGEHQARTTKEWGITREAQDELAAASHHNLARAWDSGFFDDLATSFLKLSRDQGLRPDTSVEKLATLSPVFGKGEGATMTAGNSTPLSDGAAVVLLGSPDWAEAHRLPQLARFVDAEVAAVDYVSGEEGLLMAGAYAVPRLLARQGLTLQDFDYYEIHEAFASTVLSVLRAWESEEYCRERLGLEAPLGSLDRSRLNVNGSSLAAGHPFAATGGRIVATLAKMLHEKGPGSRGLISICAAGGQGVVAILEGC encoded by the coding sequence ATGCCCGACCAGCCCACCGTGCGAGACGCCGTCGTCGTCGGCGGCAACCGGATCCCCTTCGGCAAGGCCGGGGGCGCGTATGCCGCAGCCTCCAACCAGGCCATGCTCACCGCCGCCCTGGACGGGCTGGTGGCCCGCTTCGGGCTGGCCGGTCAGCAGGTCGGTGAGGTGGCGGCCGGCGCCGTGCTCAAGCACTCCCGTGACTTCAACCTGACCCGCGAGGCCGTGCTCGGCTCGGCCCTGTCGCCGACGACCCCGGCCTATGACCTGACCCAGGCCTGCGGCACCGGCCTGGAGACCGTCATCCAGGTCGCCAACAAGATCAAGCTCGGTCAGATCGACTCCGCCGTCGCCGGCGGCGTCGACTCCGCCAGCGACGCCCCGATCGCCGTGGGGGAGGGTCTGCGCAAGGCGCTGATCAAGGCCAACGCCGCCAGGTCACCCATGCAGCGGATCAAGGCCCTGGCCACCATCCGACCCGGCGACCTCGCACCCGAGACCCCGCGCAACTCCGAGCCGCGCACCGGCCTGTCGATGGGCGAGCACCAGGCCCGCACCACCAAGGAGTGGGGCATCACCCGCGAGGCCCAGGACGAGCTGGCCGCCGCGAGCCACCACAACCTGGCCCGCGCCTGGGACTCCGGCTTCTTCGACGACCTCGCCACCAGCTTCCTCAAGCTCTCCCGCGACCAGGGTCTGCGGCCCGACACCTCGGTGGAGAAGCTGGCCACGCTCTCCCCGGTCTTCGGCAAGGGCGAGGGCGCGACGATGACCGCCGGCAACTCCACCCCCCTCTCCGACGGTGCGGCGGTGGTGCTGCTGGGATCGCCGGACTGGGCCGAGGCGCACCGGCTCCCGCAGCTGGCCCGGTTCGTCGACGCCGAGGTCGCCGCCGTGGACTACGTCTCCGGTGAGGAAGGGCTCCTGATGGCCGGTGCGTATGCCGTGCCACGCCTCCTGGCGCGCCAGGGCCTGACCCTGCAGGACTTCGACTACTACGAGATCCACGAGGCCTTCGCCTCCACCGTCCTCAGCGTGCTGAGGGCCTGGGAGTCGGAGGAGTACTGCCGGGAGCGGCTCGGCCTCGAGGCCCCCCTGGGTTCCCTCGACCGCAGCAGGCTCAACGTCAACGGCTCCTCGCTGGCCGCCGGCCACCCGTTCGCCGCGACCGGCGGGCGCATCGTGGCCACGCTGGCCAAGATGCTGCACGAGAAGGGCCCGGGGAGCCGTGGCCTCATCTCGATCTGTGCTGCCGGCGGCCAGGGTGTCGTCGCGATCCTGGAAGGGTGCTGA
- a CDS encoding TetR/AcrR family transcriptional regulator — protein MRSPGQSPTILPNGARDGRDMRWEAHRAKRRRQLVEAALKAIRKHGAGVGMDEIAATAGTSKTVLYRHLGDRSGLYHAVVASVDETILADLAAARESGEDVVSRIAAMVSSYLHMVERDPAIYRFVMTRPLETTEGDPSDPIRQITGHIGEQLTQVLHQHLSTTGRAAEADLLAPVWGHGIVGLVRSAADQWLTRTPHSTGTPTPTVDDVTHAVVALIRPALSHPAPEDPDPGAPVRADRASPIPSPTPEPHPSKGR, from the coding sequence ATGAGGTCACCTGGCCAGTCCCCCACGATCCTGCCCAACGGTGCTCGCGACGGTCGCGACATGCGTTGGGAGGCGCACCGGGCCAAGCGGCGCCGGCAGCTGGTGGAGGCTGCCCTCAAGGCGATCCGCAAGCACGGCGCGGGTGTGGGCATGGACGAGATCGCAGCCACGGCGGGCACCAGCAAGACCGTGCTCTACCGGCACCTGGGCGACCGGTCCGGGCTCTACCACGCGGTCGTGGCCTCGGTCGACGAGACCATCCTGGCCGACCTGGCGGCGGCCCGGGAGAGCGGCGAGGACGTCGTCAGCCGGATCGCCGCGATGGTCAGCTCCTACCTGCACATGGTGGAGCGCGACCCGGCGATCTACCGGTTCGTCATGACCCGGCCCCTGGAGACGACCGAGGGCGACCCCAGCGACCCCATCCGACAGATCACCGGGCACATCGGTGAGCAGCTGACGCAGGTGCTGCACCAGCACCTGTCCACGACCGGACGGGCCGCCGAGGCCGACCTGCTGGCCCCGGTATGGGGTCACGGCATCGTCGGCCTCGTGCGCTCCGCGGCGGACCAGTGGCTGACCCGCACGCCACACAGCACGGGCACCCCCACCCCGACCGTCGACGACGTCACCCACGCCGTCGTGGCCCTGATCCGCCCGGCCCTGAGCCACCCTGCACCGGAAGACCCGGACCCGGGGGCGCCTGTCCGCGCAGACCGGGCCAGCCCCATACCGAGCCCCACACCTGAGCCGCACCCGAGCAAAGGACGATGA